The stretch of DNA TATCTGGCAGGGCAGTCGGGGTTGTGCCACCACCCGGTAAGTCCTGAGGGCTGGGCAGGCAGTGATCTCCCTGCCATGAGCTTCTACGGGACAAATACGCAGGCAGACTGGTGTGCTTTACTGGATCcaacatatttttaatgaattaaaaaaaaatccatggtaAATTCATTAAGACTTTTCCATGGGGCCTCTAACCAACATCCCACAGCCGGGATTTAAAGGTCCTGAGACAAGACGTAGAAATTTTCCCCTTGGATGAGGCCCAGAGAACGTACTGGTAAGATAAATGCACACTTCTCTCCGCAtctcctttccctctctgtAAAACATTTAGGCTCAGATCTTCCCTGGAGATAAATTGGCATAGTTTCACTCGTTGCAGTAGAGCTGCAATGATTTACAGAGGGTGTATGCGTTTTAAATCATGTCAGTTATGGCAGAGACAGAGGGAATATTGAAAACCACGCTCCCTTCTGGACCATCCCTTTCCCTCCGGCTCCTGGTCCCCACCTGAACGTCCTCCCCGTCCTCACGTGAACACCAGGCTCCTCTTACATTTTCCCATCCATCCACCAGCCCATCAGTCCTGGCTTGGGGACACGAAGTCctccagggagcagagctgcaagCCCACGTTTGGGAAGCAGCTCGGTGCTTCAGTCCAAGGCTCCCTGCGAGGCTTTGGGGTTTGCATGTAGCAGGCCTCTGAAGTAATTAATACAGAGGGCCGTATGCTGGTTCTGCAGAGCCCATTAATCACTTTTGCGGAGACAGAGGGACGATTTGCACAGAGTTCTTGGAGATTATCGCCCTGGCTCCGGGATTTGTCATGCTGCATTACAAATGGCATTTTAGTGAGCTCCTCAGGTCCCGGGGGGCCGTAACCTGTCTGAGGCAAAGTCAaatgctgttgagcagcagagGTTTCTCAAGAAGGAGCTTATCTGTTCCAGATTGCTTGATTATATAAATAGAACCTAGATATGAGATATAAATGCAATTAATTCCTCAACGGTTACGTTTGATAATGGCACTGAAATTAATCTTCAGTGGCAGAAATAACACTGGGCGTTTCATGGAGTTTAAGTAAAAGCCTGCAGAGATAGCCACTCTCCCACCAAAACCACTGaagtattttccctttttaaatcatatgtttttattgtattattaGCCTTTTAACCTATTGATAGCTCTTAATTTAAGATGTTTTAACAGGGATTAATTCATGAGTGATTGTCCTGTACAAGCAGCAGGCTGAGCCAGGATTCCCAGCTTTCAGATCCACTCTCCCAGTCCTAATTTGGCAGAATGATGAACCACATTTGGGTTTTACAGGGTCATTTACCCCGCCTGAGTCCTGCAACGTGAGTTAggtgcccagcacccatggggaGCTCATCCAAGGTAACACAACAGCTCATCTCCCAGGGTGACTGGGAAACTCCTGGGTGGTTCTAAGAAATCTAAGATTTTGAGATTTCTAAGAAAGAAATGCTGATCACAAACCTGTTCCTGCAAAAGTTTACCAGCAAGACAGACAGATAAGAGTAGTCATAAAGCCAAGGGCATTACTGAACAGTGAATGTTTTCAGGCTCCACATTTTTCAGCTGCTTGCTTTGCTCCCAGCTCCCCCACAGAAATTCCACTGTCTCAAGCTTTAACTTAGAGTAAACTTAGCAACTAAATAAACTTACTTAAACTTAGGAACTGTTACagttataaaataatttttaggtTAGATCTTATTTTCAGGGCCCAGTCTACCTGGACATGTAAATGCACCCAATGCCCCCCTCAGATTTTCATCTCCACCTGGTAAGTGCCAGCTCTGCCCGGCTCACAGCCCCATTACACCTCGTATGTCCATGCAGAAGACATCTGCACCTAAATGCCACAAGTTTCTCCCTGGCTTCCAGGCAGGAGAGAACCTGGTacgggaaggaggagggagaggagaagaggggaaaagagTTGCAAAGACCGGGGGGATCCAGCTTTGATACAGTGATGATGGTGCAGGGGTCCAGCCAAAGAGGAGCCGCGTTCGTGTCTCTCAAAAATACCAAACAAGTGGTGGTCACCACTGTGGAATTGAGTAGGATATCAACAGAAATGTGATCAGGGACTGGGACACATAGTCTTGGCCCAAGCACAGCAAAAATGCTGAGACATCCTTCCTGGAGGGAAATgtggtggtgtgtgtgtaacaggaaaaaaaaaaaaaaaaaaagacaataaaaaaaaaaaaaggtgaaagtAGGGCACTAGTCTTCTTCAGCACAGAGGTACCAGGTGTGTTTGTGGTGGAGGCAGGTTTGTGTACAGCAGAAGGGTGGCTGAGAAAGCCTTAATCAAGTCATGaatgtagttaaaaaaaaaaaaaaaaaaaagcagacatgaaagaaaagttttgttattaaaaagttTGGAGATTATGTACTTTGAGCAATCCTACCACCTGCAGCTTGAGTCAGCTAGCTACTTCAGAGACTTTGGAAGGCACAAGTGAACAGATGGTATGTTTTTGACACCATCAGGTAGTGGGCAGTGAATATTAGTAAACTGGCAAGTATCCACTAAAAATTATTCCAAAGCAGATAATTAAATAAGttataaataacaaaaagaaaactcaacagttgaaaatgaaggaatgaggggaggaaaaaggattttttcagATGAATTATACAGCCTcatttcttacctttttttctaGCCCATTACACACAGAGACCAATTAAAAATCTAATAAATTAAACATCCCTCAGATATTCTACATAACTGAAACTAATTACCTACCATTTTGATATGGTCAAGCATATGTAATAGCAATGTTCTAGCTCACATTAGCACTAAGAGCATAAATACAGACAAGAAATCAAGTTCTCCAAGTACCACAAAGAGGTGATTTGTGTGAATGTCGCATCCCCATCTGAGTTTTACTGTCTTCAGTGCAGAAGCTCGGCTGGCCTTCCTGGGCTCTTGTAGTATCCTGGTCACCGATTTTGGATTTCTTATGCAAATTTCTCTCTGTCTCAAGCTTGACACTGATGGTATTGCTCTTGTTTAGGACAGCTACAGATCTGACTCCTTTTCTGCATGATGCAAAAGGAAACACAGTTCTGTAAGCATTCTACTGGTGATGCAGAAACCTTATGTCATTAATTAATCAACGGCTAATTGATAAAAAGTATCTCAAGTAAACAAGAAGCTCTAATTCTGAAAGCTCATTTTGGATACTGAGAGGTGAGGTCTATAAGTTTGGGAgaataatttcattaaaattatcATATAAATACTAATTTTAGGATACAGGGGTATAAGTGATAAGTGTACAGCTGAGTTTTATTAAAGATTTATCAATTGTTGGATTAAGACTGGTCTCCTACAGCAGTGTTAGTTGACTTGTGTATTCTAGTTTTCACAACTTCTGCAGAGCCTGGGAGCTGAGGGAAACATTTACACCATCATTGCACAGGTGAGGAGCCAAGGCACGTCCCCAGAGAATGCACATCCAAGGGCAAACAGCTCAGGCACCCGGGTGGCTCATGGCAagtgaagaaataaatgcagagCTCCTGTCCTGAGCCTCTTCTCACCAGACTCTTCTTGTCTGTGCTCTCACTCAGAGAAAATGCTGTCACTCGGAGAATATCCAGCAGACGTGCTGGTCTTCGGGTGGGCCTGAAAAAGATGACACTTGTTGTCCTGTTAGGTGCTGCTGCTTGGTGGCAAGAAGAGGAAGATGCTCTGCCTTCAACCTGGAAAAGAgatggaaggggaaaaatcacAGAACTCTGTGCAGTCATGAGTAGCATGGGAAGGATGACTAAGGAATGCCTGTGTAATATTTCCTCTATTATAGAGGCAAACTAGTAAGTAGCACACTCAGAGCAGACAAAAGAAggtatttttaacaaaatattctcAAGTTGTGCAACTCCTTGCCACGGAAAATAATAGAGGCTAAACCCTGACATGGTCTCAGAAGGAAAGACTGGACAAATTAGTGAAACTGAAAGCTTTTGTGTGCtgttaaaaacaacatttttttctgggtCAGGAACTCCCTAACAGATTGTCAGAAATTTGGAAAGTAATCTGGGGAAATACCAAGAAACATTTTATCTGTTTCCATCCCATTCCTGGGGAACGGCTTTTGGCCACTATTGGAGGCGTGATGCTGGGCTCAACAGATTTTTGGACTGTCCCCGAGCAGGCATGCTCATATTCCTAGGAGCTGCCGGAGAGGTCAGAGGTGGAAAGAGGGAGCCAGCAAATCTAGAAAACTgctctcttctttattttttctgcaaaacctGCCTGTCAAACAGGTGCCAATTCATACAGTGAAATATATCCACGACATCCCAAAAGAGAAACCAGCCCAAAGAGTCAGACCAGCAGCATCTCTGGTCCCCACGGGGCAAACATGGCCAAAAGATCATTCTGCATCAGCGAGAAGTCAGGACTGCAATGAAAATCTTCAAAGTCCCCCGTGGGGTTCCTGGAAGATtagactttaaaaatacaaaccatGCTCTGGGTCATGATTTCTGCAGCCAGAGAAGCCTGCATCTCGCTGCGAGTACCCTCGGGAGCAGTTAACTCCATAGATTCACCCCATCAGTGGTGGCATGGAGAAGGTTGCTCCTGGACGTTGTTTCTGCCTGCCGGGAGGCGAGCCACACGCAGCGTCAGGCTAGCTCTGCACAAGAAGGATTTGGCTGCAAACCTGCCAGTGCTGCAAAGTGTAACACTGAAAAACCATAAAGCCGAGGTGCCTCTGGCACGGGGAGAGGCTTGTTCTGCTGGAAATCCAAGGCCACGAATGTGGGATCTGCAGCCGGGCTGGTCAGTCCAGATCCCTGTTTTAAGGATGCAGGAACCGAGTCAGAAAAGGCAATGACTTTTTCCTAAGGGAATCAGAAagggtttttttattattattatttatttatggtttaTCATTTTGTTCCCTACTCTCAACTACAGCTAAGCCATTTCTGGTTCACTTTTCCCTCCTGACCAATCCTCTCCTCAGCTTAACGCCCGGAAAGCTTCCTATATacattttcctctctccctcgGTTTCTTTGAAACCCCAGTGCCTAATTCGCCgtctcttctcctcctcccacatCCTGGCTCTGGGTTGTTTGTGCCTGGGCCCTCGTTAGCTGCCTGCTTGTTCCCCCGCTCATGCACACAGCTGCAGACGGAGCAAGCAGGCAGCGCAGTCCCCCGAGACAGCCCAGCCTCTCTCCTCCTTAACAAGCTGAAGCAACTTTTTGAGAAATGTCAGCCTCCCCGGGCAGGCGGCTGAGTTCTCCAAGATAAATTTGGGACTCGGAGCGCACAGACACAGTAATTACCCGAAATGCATACGTTAGTCCCCCCTCAGCCATCAGGTGCCGTCTCTCTGCCACCATTCCGGGTGCAAAAACCTTGCTTTCTGTCATCCTCCCCCCCAACTCCGCTGCAATCTTTCTCCCCGAAATTGTAAATGATAACACCTGCGGGGCTCTGATTTGTTCGTTCCCCGTATCTCTGGCTGCTCCCTGGGTGAGATATTACCGCCCACACGGCGGGATGAAATATGCTGCAGCGTGCCGGGGAACTTCTGCGTGAGCAGGGGGCGCAGGGGATGGCGGGGCTCTGACATCCCTCACCTCGCCTCTGGCACAACACGCTCGGGAAACCACGGGCATGCACTAAAGATGATCAAGAAGTCATTCGCGCTGTATCAGCGTAGCCGAAAACAGATGAGCAGGGCTGCTCTGGACACCCTACTTTCCTTTCAGCACCGGCGCGTGTTTATTCCTCGAGTCATGCTGCATTCATATTTACTTTAATGGTTCATAAACAGCCCAGGTTCCAGAAGCTTCTAATTAACTCATCTATTTAGTGCTGTTAACAGATGCTCGGGGAGTGATTTATTGTACAATACCGGATCGCACCAACGTATAAATCCAGCCAATTGAATTGGCAGGCAGGCTGGGTAAATATCTTCGGCTGCTGGTGGATGAGGCTCTGTCCTAAATGCACTATTAATGCtctgcaggctggggctggagcattattttctccttctatTGCTGTGCACGCGGAGCTGTACTCTGCAACGCTGgttatttctctcttttagaAGAAAAGATTTAGTGAGGTGCTGCAGAGGATGGGGGGCAGGTATTTATCTTGtctgagaaaagaagaaatcaatAGCCCCGAAGAAGTTTTCGCTCAAGCTCCTTTTCATTTACCTCTAGCTTTCTGTAGGCTCGAAAACAAAAGCAGTCTGTCCGACATGCTGCCGCAAAACAACTCTAATCTTTATCAGAAAAGTCACATGGGGGACCCTGCCTGTAGGGGAGATGTGGCCAGGCCTGAGACCACTTAAATAACTAGGGGAATGGGACTGGCCACTGTGGGTAGCTTTGGGCAGAGCACGGAGCAGAGGTGCTTACACCAACTAGATGTGAGCAGCCCGACAGATCCTTCCTTCCACAGGAGTGTTGTACCCTGCACCTAGGGACAGTCCCAGTGATGGGCACGGCTAAATGCGCAGGGGACCCTGGCACCGTTTCCAGGctggcccagcccagccccaccagTTTGGGCTGCGAACGCCCAGTACGGGCCGGTccctgccagcagggctgcctTACAGACTGCTTGGAGCACTCCTGGTTTAATAACATAAATACATCCCTTCGGTTTTGGCCTGGTACACTTGTTTTACTTGGAAactaaatttttttctttttaaatttcaaactGGTAACAACACACGGTCTCATTGCCTTTGCTTGCTGCCTGGGCAGGAGCTCTCCTCCAGAACTGGAAGGCGCATTATTTACCTTGCTGGTCGGGAGCTGCTGTTATGCTGCAGACaaatttttacagcttttctcCTAAGAGCTCACTCCCTTTTCATCCTATTTCTTCCCAATGGCATCATGACTCAGTCTGTGTTAACAAAATACTAaggaaacagagagaaatatttgtttaaacttCTTAAGGTAGGAGTCATTCGAGGACTGTTACAATATTCTTTTTGCAGTAATTatgttaatctttttttttttttgtctgcctcCTCTTCACAAAGGTGTGTTTAAGTTTTGTGGTCCAACTGCACTGAAAGGGACTGTTGTAAATAATAAGGGtttattttctgcctctttttttttttttttttttaaataaaatttatagcAAAGCCATTGTTTTCAATATACTTTTTACTCAGAAGGAGATTATAAAGATGAGCCACCTCTGATGTCTGCTCCAAACTTTACTTATAGCAGAGCTTTCTGGAGCTGGGCTTGGGAGTGgggaagaaatacaaacaaCACTCAAGGGGGAACAGGAAGCAAACTACATTAGCGTGGCACTGTGCCCAAATAAATGAGGAAGGGAATAGGGCAGCTTGCAAAAGGTGATACGCATTAAATAAACATGCTGCTCTAAGGAATTTCTAGGAATTATTAGATTTCTCTTCAGCACTCACTATTAGCAATCAGTGGAAGAACAATGCCATGATGAGTGTGActgttttaattaaagcttTCATCTCAAGCACATTAACCTTCCTTGCTGTTTTGATCTCTGGCAGCCAGTTCCCAAGGTGCACGTACTCTTTCATAcggaaaaataaaaggtgcaATGCATCCCTAGTGGGAGCGCACCGTGCTGCAAGCAGAGCACACCGATAAACCTCTCTTGAGGGAAATCTGCAGACTCTAGGGACTGACCTTGCAGTTTCCACTAACACCAGCCAAATCCAACCAGCCGGGCTGGTTTCTTAAACTCCATGAAGTAACTGCCCTTCTATTCTGAAAAGCCAAGAGAAGGCATTGTCTGTTATGGCTGTGTACAGACCCTATATATTTAAGAATCTGTGCAGATAATGCACAGGTGAGAATTTTTTTTACAAACATATGACGCACACGTTGAGGGATTGTTTACAAACATGCCTTAAACTCAAATAGGGGAAGgaacttttcattttaagaattACGTATCTGTTGAGTAGAAATGCATGGAGAAAAGTTTAACAACTGATAAAAGATGGCTAGCAACAACATAACACTGCACCCATGGCACAATATGCATGATATGGCTGATCCCTGTACTACATCACCTCAGTTACCCACTTCTGCCTAACGTTACCAGACATGCAAGGTACAGGGAACAGCTACTCAGGTAAGTCAGATACTCAAAACATTCTTGGCAGTTTCCTCCCCCAATGCAGTTCTATTCTGGTTGTAACCTTATAGAACAGTGAAACAAGAGCAACAGCACACGAGTCCCATCAGGGCCAGCTGCTTTGTCTCAGGGCTCCTCCACAGCCATGCTGTGCTGTGATGGCTCTAGTTATGAGTCAGTGctttatttcagcattttaaatttgcattcttcccatttaaaaaggaaaaaaaaaaaacctagaTGCTATTAAAATAATGTCAGGTATACCAATGCAATCACATGCACTCCAGGATCCCCTTAATAAAGATGATGAACAGACATACCAGTTCACATGGAGCTTACAAAGTAATTCATGCCTGAAGTGACTTGTTGAGGTCACCTAGTCATTTTGCAGAAGTGTTACCTTTTGTAAAAGCAGATCTGCATTCAAATAATACTGATAaataaggaaaggttggacttcgtgcttagggacatggtttagtgtgTGACAGTGgcggtagggtgatggttggaccagacaGATGATCTTGATGGTCTTTCCAACCCTTATGATTCTCTGAAAATGCTATGCTCTTTTAAGTCACTTCCATATTCTGCAACAGAACAACTGTCAAAACTAGTTTTAGTAAGAACAGCAAACTAGATTTAGAAAGAAGTCTAGTatcttacaaaaagaaaaagcatatgaagtcaaagaaatatttctaaaaactgTTAATGATCATGTGAATGCTCCAGCAGGAATCACGAAGCTGGAGAGAACAATGAAACTCAAAGGTTCCTAAACATTTTGTTGCACACCCAATTTCTAAACAACAGAATAAATTATTAGAACAATAAcctcaaaatgtttaaaatgcaaTAATAAGCAGTACCATCTcgtaaaaataagttttaatatTAACAACTTAATTGCAATTATTGCAGTTTAATCTTGCTTTTTGCAAAGTTCAAACAACGCTCTAGTCCTGCACTGTTGCACAAACATGGATCTATTCCTCCTCGTTCTTCTGCACTGATtgcacagcttttgttttaactCTATTTcgctttcttcttcttttcttcttttcagctgAAGCCTCCTTGCTctcctgtgttttcttcttctttttcagacAGCTGAGAGGATTGGGACCTCCTGCCCTTTTacgttttcttctcttttcaccTTCTTGCTTTGCTagtccttctttttctttaagttgCACAATGCTTTGCTTTTGGTGCTCTGGAACAAGCTGACTTGTCTGCAACGTTTGAACAAATGCCAAAGACTTAGGAGAGGGTTTGTCTAGCACCATAGTGTTCTGAATAATAAAGAGGAGAGGAACGCCAGCcttctttttcactttgtttgcTAAATCCTGGTCCtgtaaaattaaatactttagTCAATATTTTGGGATTAAACAATATTTGCAATTCAAATGCACCTACTTTTAATACAAAACTATAAAGATAAATTACATTACAAAAAAGATAAGAAACCTAATCTAGTAGATATAGCTGGCAGAGTCTTTCAGagcaatttaaatttaaatttaaattttttgcCTTCTGATTAGCTGTACTTCTGATGGAAAAtttattgtttccttttttcttgcaTGTGTAAGCATATATGGATTTTTTGAGAAAAAGTCCCAGTTCACTGGTATTTACTCCATGATTTCACAAAGAACTGACTTAGTTCGTTCTATACCAAGCCATTTAAAACTCTCTGTATCATAGCTAGGGATAAAGAATTTTACTGTTAACCATTTAATATCTTGCATATATGTTACACCTACATTCTCAATACCAGatctaagaaaaaaacaccttgccTTTCTTACTTGTACACAACTTCTACCTTTAttctttagtttaaaaaaaaaaatccttaaaattgCAGTTATACGGTGTTTTAGCACAAtatcatttcacttttcagacTACTGAGCACAGCAGTTTAGGgctgcacatacacacacaagcaATAGGCAAACTGACattcaactgttttttttacatGTCAGTAGGCAGTCAGTGCATTTTCTCCACTTTCTGCTAAACTAAGTAATATGCTTCTTGggtaaagcaaacaaactgttCAAGTAATATCAAGTAATACAGAATATTCTCTATTTCATAATTAGCAATTACATTTAAGAGTGACGAAGGCTTTACAAGATTAATTTCCACAGGCTATTTAAAAATCTCGTAATTGAGGTTTCCGTAGGTTTCATTATCCTTAGGTATCAAAGGATAACTTCAATTGAAATGGTATTACACTTCCCATGAGCATTTACCTGGGTAGCAATAAAGAAGTGATGAGGGTTGCCTTCTTCAATCATGGAAAGTAAACAGGCCGAGCCACTCACAGGATCCTTCTGGTGAGAACAGTTTTGAACTTCACATCTTTGGGCAATTAATTTTGCTCCGTACAGCGGTTTCCCCAATGATTCCAATTCTTTCAGAACACatctaaaaaacaaaagtaacaaTGATTTCTAAACaaggaaataacttttttttttttttttttttttttttacagcagtaAAAGGTTGACATCATTAATTGTTGCATGTGAGTTAATATGGAATGAGCAATGCCCACCTAGTCAGGCTCTGCGATCTGTAAATGGCACCCAGTAATCTGAAAGGATTAACCACCCCAAATGCTTCATTGACACTTCCTTGGTTCCAAACAAAGGAACACAGATAACAACACTAAGTTACATTAAAtggattttaagatattttgtATCAAAGACAATGCTAAATCCTAATGTTTATGCACCTGAACCACTACTTGACAAAATTATCTGAATCTGCACAAATTGATTAAACATTACATGCAAGTTAAACTCTGCATTGGTATCCATCACCTCACTTCAAACTTGTGTCAGAATCCAGCTGAATCACGCAAAAGAAGCTAAAAGGCTCTCCACATAATTAAAAATCTGGAAGTTTATGGCTTCACAGCATTCCAATAAGACAATAAAATGCAAAGGTGGAGTCCTCCTCTTGACTCTGCTTAGAGCTAACATGGGTACAGGACAGCATAGCAGTCTATAAGGATGCTAGCTTGGATCCTAACTGCATGAAATTCAGAAATGAGGAGGGGATGAAACCTAATATACCTAACTTACTTTGACTACTGAGTCTTACTATTACATTCCTACCTCTTTCCACATGTATGTATGGCCTTGAAATACAGCTTTAAGAATGTAAGATATTTCTAAGATAActgtttattttacagttatcTTAGAAATATCTCCAAGATATTAAATAGCAGCATTCTtctcttctgagaagaaattttaagCTTTTGGGGAAAGTATGGAGGTTTCAGATTGTTCTTTTTGTAAAGACACCCGTAGTGAGCAAGATCACTTCCTTAGGGAAGTCCGGGTCATGCAATAGGTGCCCTTCCTCACCTACTACAGTGTGCTTGCAGTAGAAGAAAATGAGTCTGTTCTGCTATCCTAAGTAAAAACAGGTCAAAAATACCCATGTATAGTGTTTAAAGAAGGATGAAGTGACATTTAAACAATTGGAATAACGTTTTGATCAGTGATTTGTAAACCTTTAAAAACTAGAGGTATGAATTGATACTTTCAACTGTTTAGAAGTATGGGGCAGTTCTATGTGTGCTATAGGATGGCAGagtggttatttttttattcaaggGTATACATCTTCCTGATATTTTCAGTATGTGCCTCTGTGATGGGCAGCAGGCTATTCCATCCATAGGTGATAGCGATTTTATAGCATGCATTACGCAAagtcaaataaaaacaatggcAACTTCAAggcaagtttttattttacacGCTCTGCTTCCACATCGTTGTCTAGCACATCCTTGAGAGCAGCCACTCtgtggaacgggttgcccaaggaagtggtggagctcctgggggtgtttaaggcaaggttggacgtggtgcttagggacatggtttagtggatgacattggtggtaggggggtggttggaccagatgatcttgggaGGTCTTTTCCACATTTATTGATTATATGATACCGGCAGGCTGGAA from Anas platyrhynchos isolate ZD024472 breed Pekin duck chromosome 2, IASCAAS_PekinDuck_T2T, whole genome shotgun sequence encodes:
- the UTP23 gene encoding rRNA-processing protein UTP23 homolog; the protein is MKLRRQKHAKKNMGFYKNNFQFREPFQVLLDGTFCHAALQNKIQIREQLPGYLGGPTQLCTTRCVLKELESLGKPLYGAKLIAQRCEVQNCSHQKDPVSGSACLLSMIEEGNPHHFFIATQDQDLANKVKKKAGVPLLFIIQNTMVLDKPSPKSLAFVQTLQTSQLVPEHQKQSIVQLKEKEGLAKQEGEKRRKRKRAGGPNPLSCLKKKKKTQESKEASAEKKKRRRKRNRVKTKAVQSVQKNEEE